CTTCGACCATTGGTATGGTGGGGGCGCGTATTGAGCTGATCCCGCATCAGTTGCATATCGCCTCTGAAGTGGGTAGCCGTTATGCGCCTCGGGTTTTGTTGGCTGATGAAGTCGGCCTGGGTAAAACCATTGAAGCGGCGCTGATTATCCACCAGCAAATACTGACAGGCCGCGCCTCACGGGTGTTGATTGTAGTGCCTGATACCTTACTTCATCAGTGGCTGGTTGAAATGCTGCGGCGAGTGAATCTGGCCTTTGCGATTTACGATGAAAGCCGCTGTGTGGCGCTGGAAGACGAAAGTGATAATCCCTTTGATAACGACCAGTTGATCTTATGCGGCCTCAACTGGCTCACCAGCCATCCCAAGCGACAGCAACAAATACAACAGGCAAGCTGGGATTTACTGGTCGTGGATGAAGCCCATCACCTGGCCTGGGCCGCCGATGAGCCATCGGTAGAGTATCAGACTATCGAATCACTCGCTCAAGCCACACCAGGCGTGTTGCTGCTCACCGCCACGCCCGATCAACTCGGCCATGAAAGCCATTTTGCCCGATTACGCTTGCTCGATCCGGCGCGTTTTTACGACTACAACACCTTTTTAAACGAGGAGTCGCAGTATACGGCACTGGCCGATGCGGTCTCTCCGCTTATCGATGGTGACGCGTTAAACCAAGAGGATATAGCCCGGCTCAATCAACTCGCGCCAGAGATCATGGCACAGTTTGATGACTTAAGTTCACCTGAAAGCAGAGATGCGCTCTTGCATCAGTTAATTGATTGTCATGGTACCGGCCGCCTGCTGTTCAGAAATCGTCGCGCCGCAATAGAAGGGTTCCCGTCGCGTCATCTGCATGCTTATCCACTACCGCAACCTGAGCTGTATCAGATTGATACCATCACATCGCTGTCGGAAGCGCTGTTTCCTGAACGCCAGCCTGACGTGCAGGATTTGTGGATTGACGCCGACCCGCGCGTAGAGTGGTTACTCAACCTGCTGCCGGAGATTAAACCCGCTAAAGTACTGTTAATTTGTGCACACGCTGGTACCGCTCAGCAACTGGCAGAAACCATTCGGGTACGCACCGGTATCCGTCAGGCCGTTTTCCACGAAGGTATGAGTATTGTTGAACGCGACAAGGCCGCTCACTACTTTGCCGACCCCGATGAGGGCGCGCAGATCCTATTGTGTAGTGAAATAGGTAGTGAGGGCCGTAACTTCCAGTTCGCCCACCACCTGGTCCTGTTTGACTTACCCCTGACCCCGGACCTGCTTGAACAGCGCATTGGCCGCTTAGACAGAATTGGCCAAACTGAAGATATTCAGATCCACGTTCCGGTGATTGAAGAGTCAGCCCAGTCGGTGCTGCTAAAATGGTATCACGAAGGTTTAAACGCCTTTGAGCAAACCTGCCCAACCGGCGGTAAAGTATTTGAGTCTGTCGAAGAGAGTTTAATCATGAACTGCCTCACTCCTTTCGACACCGACTTACAGGCAGAATTGATCTCTCAGAGCCAGCAATTAAACAGCGAACTCAAAGCGCGCCTCGACGCCGGTCGCGATAAACTGCTGGAGCTTAACGCAGCCGGTGTTGGGCGCGTGGACAGCTTGTTAGAAGAAATTATTGCACTGGATAGCGCGGCCGATCTACCTAAGTTCGCGGGTCGTCTGTTTGATGCTATCGGTGTGCAGCAGGAAGAAAAAGGCCAGGACTGTTTTATTCTGCGCCCTACCGAGTCGATGATAGGCCATTTACCCGGACTCGATCCGGAAGGGATGACCGTCACCTATCGGCGTCGCACCGCCACCACTTTGGAAAACGTCCACTTTTTAACCTGGGATCATCCGCTGGTGCATCATGCTATCGAAATGGTGCTTACTGATATTTATGGTAAAAGCAGCGTCGGCTTTGTGGCCGACAGTAGCCAGCCCAAAGGTGCCTATTACCTCGAAACGCTCTTTATTCTATCCGCGAAAGCGCCACCAGCGTTGCAGTTAGAGCGCTTCCTGCCGCCGACACCGATTAGAATTTGTCTCGATGCGAAGGGTCAGTCATCAGATTTAGCCACCAGCGCGCACCGTAAAATTGGCCGTAAGATAGCGCAACAGTTGATCCAGGCGCTCACACCACAGCTGCAGCAACATCTGCACAGTGCCCGTGAGCAGGCACATCAGGAAGCTAACCACGTGTTAAGTGAAGCCATGCAAAGGATGCAAGGTACCCTGGGGGCAGAGATCCAGCGTCTCACCGATCTGCAAAAGCAGAACCCGGCCATTCGTGACAGTGAAATAGCGTTTTTGCAAACACAAATGACGGCCCTGACCAAAGTGTTACGGGACAGCGATGTACAGCTCGATGCTGTGCGCGTGCTGGTCAATAACCCCTGATGGCTAGAGGCAAAGACTGACCAATGGATGCAGCAACCAGAACGGCCAATCCGGACTTCATTTACGCGCCGCCCCTTACGCCGTATCTGCAGCTGTTGTACTACGATGATGATATTATCGTGGTCAACAAACCCAGCGGCTTACTGAGCGTGCCGGGCAAAGCACCAGCGCACAAAGACTCGCTGATTTCACGGCTGCAGCGGGTTTTCCCCCATGCACGGATTGTTCACCGTCTTGATATGGCAACGTCCGGCGTTATGGTCGTTGCCCAGCACAAAGATAGTCACCGCTTGCTCTCTAAACAGTTTGAGCTGCGCCAAACGGCCAAACGCTACTATGCCCGGGTGGCCGGCAAACTTGCCAAACCTTCAGGCAGTGTCGATCTGCCACTGATTTGTGACTGGCCTAACCGGCCCCGGCAAATGGTCGATGCCGAGCATGGCAAGCCCGCCCTGACTCACTATGAGGTGGTCAGTCAGTCAGAGCAGGAAACCCTCGTAGCCCTGGTGCCGGTGACAGGCCGATCTCATCAATTACGGGTACATATGCTTGCTCTTGGCCACCCTATTTTAGGCGATCGTCTCTACGGCAGCGACGCAGTTGTGGGCAGCGCCCCGCGGCTGCAGTTACATGCTGAATCACTGCAGTTTAACCACCCGACCAGTAATAAAGTAATGCAGTTTTGCGCCCCCTTACCCTTTGGTAATTACACACCGCCGCCCTTTAACTCTCCGGCTTAACTTTTTCAGGTGTCAGCCGATACCCTTAACACCGACTCAGTTAACCCATGATAAATGTTGATGCCGCCTATGAGCCGAATAATAACAACGGTTATCGTCAGCCTGTGGCTGGCTGTTCCGGCCGTCTGTGCCAATACCATGGACGACCTGAGCCGTTATTTTCAGGATGATGAGCTACGCAGTTTAGCGGTTGCCGATCAACAAATACCGGCGCTTGAGGTTGAACCATCGGTGCCCATGGTGCGTGGTATCGCTATTGTTCTGGTGTCGACTCAGTCACCTTCGTTAAACCTTGATACCGGTTTGGTCCTTGCGGACACATTAAAGCAAAAAGGCTGGCGCACGTTGCTGGTTCCGACTGACTTTACCCAGGCCCTGGCAACGCAATCAACGGTTACCGATAATCCCAAGCCAGTAGCAAACTTACTCAATTCCCCTATCGATTACGACAGCTACCGCTTGCAAATAATCGGGCTGGTTAATGCTGCCTACCAGTACGCCAGTCAGTATAAGGGTTACACGTTTATTGTGGCCGAAGGTATGACGTCGGCGGTATTGCTTGATGCATTGCATAACAATTTACTTAGCGCGCCCGATACATTAGTCAGTATCGGCGCTTTCTGGCCGGCAAGACAACAAAACCAGGCACTGGTTGACTGGCTGGCACAGAGCACTTATCCGCTGCTCGACATCAGTATCCCCACCCTCAGTCACTGGCAAACGGCCACTGTACAATCACGAAAAGAAGCGGCTGCAGTGAGCCTGAAACCCCATTATCGGCAAAGAATGTTTACAACCAATCAATATTACGGCGGCGCGTCTACGCGAATTCCTGGTACCGGGAGTGTCTGGCTGGGCCAGGAAATTTACAGTTGGGTAAGATACCTTGGTTGGTAGTTAATATGATGAGCAAATAATTCTGTTACCGAAAATACAATATACTCAATGACTTCTTAAAAACGATGCGCGGCAACGCAGCAGCACAACAAATAAGACCATTAATTCTCTAATCGCTACGCAGACTGGCAGGCGTCGCTGACACACTTAGTTGCAAATAAAAACGATTCTGTTTACCGCATTTAGACATTGTTTTTACAAATTTGGACTATACTTCGTCTATGATATACCAGTGAGAACATGACGTGAGCATAAGTCAGTTTATTGAGGAAAAGTCGCGGCAGCTGTGTTTTTATTTGCGGGCATTCTGGCAAGGTAGTCTGGAGTATAAGGAGCTTAACTTTTTCTTTTGGGATACGCTGGAAGAATGGTCTTTGTATCGCAGCGATGATTTAGAGCCGGGCTCACATAAAGAGCGTGTTTTCTGGCACCTGTTACATCAAATTCATTACTGGCGCGAAGATCAATTAATCAGCGATACAGTATTAAAAGAAGAACTGGTTAATTGCGTGGCGTACCTGCGCGGTGAGTCGGTGTATCCCATGGATTGTATCGGGCTTCGTCCTTAACTGTATTTTTTATCCTACCCCAATTTACGCGGTCTTTACTAAAGACCCTGAGTTTTACTTGCAGCCAATCAACATACGTGATCCAATACACTTACAATAATAAACAATCCGAGCTTTATTAAGTGTTTTCTTCTTTAGTTTTCTTTCGCGACAGGCGACTACTGAGTATCTTTGTGTTTGGCATTGCCAGTGGCTTTCCGTGGGTAATGATTGGTTCGGTATTAACCGCCTGGCTCAAAGACGAGTCGCTATCGCGATCAGCAATCGGTTTGTTTGGCGCTATCTTTGCGGTGTATTCAATCAACTTTTTGTGGGCGCCCATACTCGACCGGGTAAAGCCGCTGTTGCTCGGTCAACGGCGCGGCTGGATAGCACAGATGCAGGTTATTATGATCCTCAGCTGCGTGTGGATGTCGACGCTGGATGCGCAAACTGCGCTGTATCAGATTGCCCTGTGCGGCTTAATTATTGCCATTAGCTCGGCTACCCAGGACATCGCCATCGATGCCTTTCGTATTGATACTATCGGCCAGCATGAAAATGACACCATGTCGGCTGCATCGTCGCTGGCCACCGCCGGATGGTGGACGGGCTACGGCGGTTTGGGTGCCATTCCTTTTTTAGTCGCCGATCTGCCGGGTTGGGAATGGCAGCAGATCTATCTGTTACTCGCAGCCATTATGTCGCTGTGTTTGCTATCGGTCTTCTGGGCCAAAGAGCCCGTGGTTGACCGCGCTTCACTATTAGCACAGGCAACACAACGTTATCAGGCATTACTAAACCACCGCTCATCGCTGTTCAGTAAAATAGCGAGTTGGCTATTGGTAAGCCTGGTTGAGCCTTTCCGCGAATTCTTCCAGCGCAGTGGTGCGCGCCTGGCCTTACAGATTTTATTGTTTATATTCCTGTTCAAAATTGGCGAGGCCTTTCTGGGCAGAATGAGCATTGTGTTTTACAAAGAAATCGGATTTAGCAACAGCGATATTGGCACTTACTCAAAATTGCTTAACTGGTGGGTAACCATCATATTTTCAGTCATCGGTGGCATGGTCAATATTCATTACGGCATTTTTCGCGGTTTGCTTATTGCTGGCTCAGCCATGGCTGCGAGCAATTTAATGTTTGCCTGGATGGCTGAAATTGGCCCGCATAAAGGCTGGTTTATGGCTACTATTATTCTCGATGGCTTTACTGCGGCCTGGAGTACCGTTGCCATGGTGGCCTTTATATCTCTGCTGTGTAATCGGGCTTTTTCGGCCACTCAATATGCCTTAATGGCGTCATTGAGCGTACTCAGCCGTACCTTGCTGGCATCAAGCAGCGGCGTACTGGTGGATAAACTGGGCGGTAACTGGACGCTGTTTTTTATTCTGACGGCCTTAATGGTCATTCCGAGCTTATTTATTTTGTACAGGCTAAGACACCAGATCAGGCGTATTGAAGGCGACCGGCCCGGTAACCGGCAAGTGTGACGTGACAAAAAAAGCTGTCGTCGCTGCCAGCTTTAGCCTGTCACCCACTGGTTACGGCCATTTTCTTTTGCTTTATACAATGCCTGATCAGCCCGTTCAAGCCACTGCATTTCGTTGTCATCCTGCATATTAAACGCCGCCAGCCCCAGACTAACAGTAAACCTCACGGTTTGCCCATCGTGCGTGACGGCCATGTTTTCGGCGGCAACCCGAATGCGCTCAGCCACTTCTTGTGCATTGTCACTATTTGAGTCACGTAAAATAATCGCGAACTCTTCGCCACCGTAGCGGCCAGCCAGGTCAGTTTCGCGCACGGTATCTTTAATGATTGCTGCCAGCGCCTGAATCACTTTGTCTCCGCACTGATGACCATAGGTATCATTGACCGCCTTAAAGTGGTCAATATCGAGCATCATAGCGGTGTCTACAGAGCCTCTGCGCTTGGCGAGCTTAAAGATATTCCCAAAGCGCTCCTGCCAGTAACGACGGTTAAATAACCGGGTAAGGCCATCGACCCTGCTCATCTGTGTTAACTGCTTATTCAACCCTTCAATATTCAGCCTGCTGCTGGCCTGCACAGTTACGTCGTACACCAGCATACATAATCTATCGACCTTACCCGTTAGCGACGAGAGGGGAAACAACGTCACATTCTGGTACATGTAATCGAGTTCTGAGGTAATAGGCCGGTTACAATCAAACTTAAATAAGTAGGGGCGCTGTTCCCAAATTAAAAACACCGGCGTCTTTAAATTAAATACCGGTTCACTCTTAAGCGCTAACCATTCTGCGTCAATTTCGGGGAAGTGTGTGAACAGAGACTGTCCCACGATTTGGCTGGGGCGCAGATTACTGTGGTTTTCCATAAACTGGTTCCACACTTCAACCTTAAAGTTACGGTCGAGCACCACTATGCCCACTTCCAGCGAACCTAACAGATCATGCATCCAGTGCTGACGATTGATGTCTTCCATACTATCGGACATGACTACCCCTCCGTACCTACCAGTCGTGAGTAAATCCGCTCCATCGACTTTTCGGGAAACAGCAACAGCAGATCAAAATTGACCCCTTTGTGCTTAATCGCAAAGCAGACTTCTACAGCCACAATGCGGCTCCAACGCTGCCTGGTAGTGGTCAGAATACTCTCAAGTTCCCGGTTACGCCCTAAGATGATTGGTGAGCTGTGACTAAACGTCACGTTGAGCTGCTCGGACAGCCCGTTCAGGCAGGCACCGATGATAATATTCGAAATATCCATGAGTGCTTCCAGCTGCGCAGGGGCCGCCGATAACTGATGGTAATTAAGCAGTTCAATGATGCTGGCAAATTCAGTATCGTTAAACAGTACCAGTGCTTCCCCATGTATCCCCGCACTCACAAAGCCTTTAGAAACCGCTGAGACACTCTCGTTGCGGTTTATTTCAGCAATGGCCATATGAAGTTCGTTATTTTCGATAACGTTGACATTAGGAATGGGTAAATCAATGAACTCGTTAAGCAGTCGGGCCAGGTTTTCGCCGGCTCGACCCATAGCGACATTCACTACTTCACGGAAGGCATCGAACATTTCCGTTTCGCTGGCAGGCGAAATCGCCGCTTGCAGCGTGCGCTGCGTCGCCGCACTGTCACCGGTGTAAATACCATACTGCTTAAGCAAGGTACTTAACTTATCGTTATCGATAGGCTTGCGAATAAAGTCCAGAGCGCCTTTGGCCAGCATGCGTTGCCGCGCTTCAGGCTGAACATCACCAGATACCACGATAACCAGGCAGGGCAAGTCCTCTTTGCGGATAATTTCCATCGTTTGATAACCGTCCATGACCGGCATGTTCAAATCCAGAAACATCACATCGCCGTTACCCTGGTGAATTTGCTCGATGGCGTTCATCCCGTTAACCGCAAAATGAATATCGACCTCCCAGCCATCAGGCACGGCGCGTGCCATTTGCTTGCGAGCGAAAGCCGAATCATCGCAGATTAAAACGTTGGTTTTAGTCATACCCGGGCCTTAAATAGCAACCGGCGCTTTAATGTGTGGATGACACTGATAATTTTCCAGAGTGAAGTCGTCAATACTAAAACCGAAAATGTCTTTTACTGCCGGATTAAGTTTCATGACAGGACGGGCATAAGGCTCACGGCTAAGCTGTAAATCGGTTTGTTCCAGATGGTTTACATACAAGTGCGCGTCGCCCAGCGTGTGAATAAAGTCGCCGGGCTCTAAGTCGCACACCTGTGCAACCATCAGGGTCAACAAGGCATAACTGGCAATATTGAAGGGCACGCCGAGGAAAATATCACCACTGCGCTGATACAACTGACAAGATAACTTGCCTTCCAGAACATAAAACTGAAACAAGGTATGGCACGGCGGTAAAGCCTGTTTTCCGTTTGCGGCATTCTCTTTGGGAGACATAGACGTGTCTGGCAATACCGCTGGATTCCAGGCACTCACTATTAAACGCCGGGAGTCGGGATTAGTTTTTATTTGCTCAATCAGTTGGGCAATTTGATCAACGGTTTCGCCATTGTCACTGGCCCAGCTGCGCCACTGATGTCCATACACCGGCCCGAGCTCGCCGTCTTCGGTTGCCCACTCATCCCAAATCGACACGCCATTCTCTTTTAGATAAGCAATATTGGTTTCGCCTTTTAGAAACCAAAGCAGCTCGTGAATAATAGAACGTAGGTGACACTTTTTGGTAGTGACTAAGGGAAACCCCTCACTCAGATCAAAACGCATCTGATAGCCAAACACACTTAAGGTACCGGTGCCGGTGCGATCTTCTTTTTTAACGCCGTTGTCTCTGACATGACGCATTAATGCTAAATATTCTTTCATGACATTTAATTCTTGTTTGCAGCTTGTGTTGACGCTGGCGTCACTGATTTTGTTTTATAGGCATAGATCATTAAACCTGCGCCCAATACGATCATCGGCACACATAAAATTTGCCCCTGGCTTAAGCCAATCTGATACAAACCGATATGCGCATCCGGCTCACGGTAAAATTCAACAATAAACCTGAACAGTCCATAGCCTATCAGAAATAAACCACCCACTGCACCGGTTGGCCGTGGCCTCGCTGAATACAGCCACAATATAACAAATAACACCACCCCTTCCAGGGCGAACTCATAAAGCTGCGAAGGATGACGCGGCAGCGGCCCCGCGCCCGGAAATATGATTGCCCAGGGCACATCGGTAGTTCGCCCCCACAGTTCGGCATTTAAAAAATTACCGATGCGACCGGCGCCCAGGCCGATTGGTACCAGAGGCGCAATAAAATCAGCGACCTGTAAAAACGTTGCATTGAGACGTTTTGCCTGCCATGCCATGGCAGCAATAACACCAAGCAAACCACCGTGGAATGACATACCGCCGGTGTGTATTTTAAACAGGTACAATGGATCCTGCATAAACAGCTCAAACTGGTAGAAAAACACATAACCAATCCGGCCTCCGATGATCACGCCCACAAAGCCCCAGAACAACAGGTCGCTGAGTTGTTCACGGCTCCACGGTGTTGACCGTAAGCGTTTTTTTGCCAGTATGTAGGCCGCTATAAAGCCAAGTAAATACATCATCCCATACCAACGCACACTCAGTGGGCCAAGGCTCACAATGATCGGGTCGATATTGGGAAATACCAGAAAATCTGCTTCGGCCATGTACTATTCCATTCCTATAATCATGCGGATGCTAACGATAACCAGCAGTCCGGCTAAAATATTTTTAAGTAACGCTGTTGGCATATTCTGCCCTAAACGAGCACCAAATCCAGCAGTAAACACCGAGGTTGCCATTATGCCTAAACCTGCCGGCAAAAACA
The genomic region above belongs to Alteromonas gilva and contains:
- a CDS encoding thymidylate synthase translates to MKEYLALMRHVRDNGVKKEDRTGTGTLSVFGYQMRFDLSEGFPLVTTKKCHLRSIIHELLWFLKGETNIAYLKENGVSIWDEWATEDGELGPVYGHQWRSWASDNGETVDQIAQLIEQIKTNPDSRRLIVSAWNPAVLPDTSMSPKENAANGKQALPPCHTLFQFYVLEGKLSCQLYQRSGDIFLGVPFNIASYALLTLMVAQVCDLEPGDFIHTLGDAHLYVNHLEQTDLQLSREPYARPVMKLNPAVKDIFGFSIDDFTLENYQCHPHIKAPVAI
- the lgt gene encoding prolipoprotein diacylglyceryl transferase gives rise to the protein MAEADFLVFPNIDPIIVSLGPLSVRWYGMMYLLGFIAAYILAKKRLRSTPWSREQLSDLLFWGFVGVIIGGRIGYVFFYQFELFMQDPLYLFKIHTGGMSFHGGLLGVIAAMAWQAKRLNATFLQVADFIAPLVPIGLGAGRIGNFLNAELWGRTTDVPWAIIFPGAGPLPRHPSQLYEFALEGVVLFVILWLYSARPRPTGAVGGLFLIGYGLFRFIVEFYREPDAHIGLYQIGLSQGQILCVPMIVLGAGLMIYAYKTKSVTPASTQAANKN
- a CDS encoding AmpG family muropeptide MFS transporter, whose amino-acid sequence is MFSSLVFFRDRRLLSIFVFGIASGFPWVMIGSVLTAWLKDESLSRSAIGLFGAIFAVYSINFLWAPILDRVKPLLLGQRRGWIAQMQVIMILSCVWMSTLDAQTALYQIALCGLIIAISSATQDIAIDAFRIDTIGQHENDTMSAASSLATAGWWTGYGGLGAIPFLVADLPGWEWQQIYLLLAAIMSLCLLSVFWAKEPVVDRASLLAQATQRYQALLNHRSSLFSKIASWLLVSLVEPFREFFQRSGARLALQILLFIFLFKIGEAFLGRMSIVFYKEIGFSNSDIGTYSKLLNWWVTIIFSVIGGMVNIHYGIFRGLLIAGSAMAASNLMFAWMAEIGPHKGWFMATIILDGFTAAWSTVAMVAFISLLCNRAFSATQYALMASLSVLSRTLLASSSGVLVDKLGGNWTLFFILTALMVIPSLFILYRLRHQIRRIEGDRPGNRQV
- the rapA gene encoding RNA polymerase-associated protein RapA; amino-acid sequence: MSTDTQFAIGQRWLSNTETELGLGAIIRIDFRSIEVLYPATEESRIYTKAEAPLTRLTFAAGDTVKSQEGWSLCVETVSEQQGVLIYQGIREDTKEAATLAEPHLDHHIRLNQPEKRLFNYQFDHPKWFDIRYNAFANQHKHAQSSTIGMVGARIELIPHQLHIASEVGSRYAPRVLLADEVGLGKTIEAALIIHQQILTGRASRVLIVVPDTLLHQWLVEMLRRVNLAFAIYDESRCVALEDESDNPFDNDQLILCGLNWLTSHPKRQQQIQQASWDLLVVDEAHHLAWAADEPSVEYQTIESLAQATPGVLLLTATPDQLGHESHFARLRLLDPARFYDYNTFLNEESQYTALADAVSPLIDGDALNQEDIARLNQLAPEIMAQFDDLSSPESRDALLHQLIDCHGTGRLLFRNRRAAIEGFPSRHLHAYPLPQPELYQIDTITSLSEALFPERQPDVQDLWIDADPRVEWLLNLLPEIKPAKVLLICAHAGTAQQLAETIRVRTGIRQAVFHEGMSIVERDKAAHYFADPDEGAQILLCSEIGSEGRNFQFAHHLVLFDLPLTPDLLEQRIGRLDRIGQTEDIQIHVPVIEESAQSVLLKWYHEGLNAFEQTCPTGGKVFESVEESLIMNCLTPFDTDLQAELISQSQQLNSELKARLDAGRDKLLELNAAGVGRVDSLLEEIIALDSAADLPKFAGRLFDAIGVQQEEKGQDCFILRPTESMIGHLPGLDPEGMTVTYRRRTATTLENVHFLTWDHPLVHHAIEMVLTDIYGKSSVGFVADSSQPKGAYYLETLFILSAKAPPALQLERFLPPTPIRICLDAKGQSSDLATSAHRKIGRKIAQQLIQALTPQLQQHLHSAREQAHQEANHVLSEAMQRMQGTLGAEIQRLTDLQKQNPAIRDSEIAFLQTQMTALTKVLRDSDVQLDAVRVLVNNP
- a CDS encoding RluA family pseudouridine synthase: MDAATRTANPDFIYAPPLTPYLQLLYYDDDIIVVNKPSGLLSVPGKAPAHKDSLISRLQRVFPHARIVHRLDMATSGVMVVAQHKDSHRLLSKQFELRQTAKRYYARVAGKLAKPSGSVDLPLICDWPNRPRQMVDAEHGKPALTHYEVVSQSEQETLVALVPVTGRSHQLRVHMLALGHPILGDRLYGSDAVVGSAPRLQLHAESLQFNHPTSNKVMQFCAPLPFGNYTPPPFNSPA
- a CDS encoding response regulator; the protein is MTKTNVLICDDSAFARKQMARAVPDGWEVDIHFAVNGMNAIEQIHQGNGDVMFLDLNMPVMDGYQTMEIIRKEDLPCLVIVVSGDVQPEARQRMLAKGALDFIRKPIDNDKLSTLLKQYGIYTGDSAATQRTLQAAISPASETEMFDAFREVVNVAMGRAGENLARLLNEFIDLPIPNVNVIENNELHMAIAEINRNESVSAVSKGFVSAGIHGEALVLFNDTEFASIIELLNYHQLSAAPAQLEALMDISNIIIGACLNGLSEQLNVTFSHSSPIILGRNRELESILTTTRQRWSRIVAVEVCFAIKHKGVNFDLLLLFPEKSMERIYSRLVGTEG
- a CDS encoding sensor domain-containing diguanylate cyclase, producing MSDSMEDINRQHWMHDLLGSLEVGIVVLDRNFKVEVWNQFMENHSNLRPSQIVGQSLFTHFPEIDAEWLALKSEPVFNLKTPVFLIWEQRPYLFKFDCNRPITSELDYMYQNVTLFPLSSLTGKVDRLCMLVYDVTVQASSRLNIEGLNKQLTQMSRVDGLTRLFNRRYWQERFGNIFKLAKRRGSVDTAMMLDIDHFKAVNDTYGHQCGDKVIQALAAIIKDTVRETDLAGRYGGEEFAIILRDSNSDNAQEVAERIRVAAENMAVTHDGQTVRFTVSLGLAAFNMQDDNEMQWLERADQALYKAKENGRNQWVTG
- a CDS encoding DUF3530 family protein, whose translation is MSRIITTVIVSLWLAVPAVCANTMDDLSRYFQDDELRSLAVADQQIPALEVEPSVPMVRGIAIVLVSTQSPSLNLDTGLVLADTLKQKGWRTLLVPTDFTQALATQSTVTDNPKPVANLLNSPIDYDSYRLQIIGLVNAAYQYASQYKGYTFIVAEGMTSAVLLDALHNNLLSAPDTLVSIGAFWPARQQNQALVDWLAQSTYPLLDISIPTLSHWQTATVQSRKEAAAVSLKPHYRQRMFTTNQYYGGASTRIPGTGSVWLGQEIYSWVRYLGW